The Sebastes umbrosus isolate fSebUmb1 chromosome 4, fSebUmb1.pri, whole genome shotgun sequence genome has a window encoding:
- the si:dkeyp-59c12.1 gene encoding si:dkeyp-59c12.1: protein MEANIVVMGTESVGKSALTVRLLTRRFIGEYGDIESIYSHSFMVDGREITLNVWDSPCSEDSSVETSLFEKKVQWADGYVLVYSICDRASFNTVSRLVHTIKSTKDYLNADKAPIVIVGNKRDLHHRRTVLSEEGRLLALNTDCHFYEVSAAENYHSVRTAFHGLVDRMKDAKLTTKRPLGFRGIVKSMSAVFARRRIDSI, encoded by the exons aTGGAGGCCAACATCGTCGTTATGGGGACAGAAAGCGTCGGGAAATCAG cTCTGACTGTGCGTCTCTTGACTCGGAGATTCATCGGAGAGTATGGAGATATAG AATCCATCTACAGTCACAGTTTCATGGTGGATGGGAGGGAAATCACTCTCAATGTTTGGGATTCACCTTGTTCTGAG GATTCGTCTGTGGAGACGTCCCTCTTTGAGAAGAAGGTCCAGTGGGCAGACGGCTACGTTCTCGTCTACAGCATCTGCGACAGGGCCAGTTTTAACACCGTCAGCAGGCTCGTTCACACCATCAAGTCCACCAAAGACTACTTGAACGCAGACAAAGCGCCCATAGTGATTGTGGGTAACAAGAGGGACCTGCATCACAGGCGGACGGTGCTGAGCGAGGAGGGCCGGCTGCTGGCCCTCAACACGGACTGCCACTTCTACGAGGTGTCGGCGGCCGAGAACTACCACAGCGTGCGCACGGCGTTTCACGGGCTGGTGGACAGGATGAAGGACGCCAAGCTGACCACCAAGAGGCCTCTGGGGTTCAGGGGCATCGTGAAAAGCATGTCTGCGGTGTTTGCCAGGAGACGGATAGACTCCATTTAG